The proteins below come from a single Flavobacterium lindanitolerans genomic window:
- a CDS encoding response regulator, producing the protein MAKKLNILIVDDHPFIIEAYKNTIAGYHPAEFEFNITQANDCKSAYEILTNPAIVPYDVAFFDISMPPYQEKNILSGEDLAKLMKTVLPSCRVILLTMHTESLKINNIIKTINPNGLIIKNDLTFDELLIAFDKILKNENYYSQTVVKFVSQQSSDSNLIDEYDRQILYHLSRGVKTKNIPLHTPLSLSAVEKRKLNLKDLFKIKGGNDEDLINEARLRGFI; encoded by the coding sequence ATGGCAAAAAAACTAAACATTCTGATTGTTGACGATCACCCGTTTATTATTGAGGCGTATAAGAATACCATTGCCGGCTACCACCCGGCAGAATTTGAGTTCAATATCACACAGGCAAACGACTGTAAGTCGGCATATGAAATCCTGACCAACCCGGCAATAGTTCCGTATGATGTGGCGTTTTTCGATATCAGTATGCCTCCCTATCAGGAAAAGAATATACTTTCGGGTGAGGACCTTGCCAAGTTGATGAAAACAGTTTTGCCGTCCTGTCGTGTAATATTGCTGACAATGCACACCGAGTCGTTAAAGATAAACAACATCATAAAGACCATCAACCCTAATGGTCTTATCATCAAAAATGACCTGACTTTTGATGAGTTGCTCATAGCTTTTGATAAGATACTGAAAAATGAAAACTATTACAGCCAGACGGTCGTTAAGTTTGTAAGCCAGCAATCCAGCGACAGTAATCTGATTGACGAGTACGATCGCCAGATACTTTATCATTTATCAAGAGGAGTAAAGACTAAGAATATTCCTTTACATACACCGCTGTCTTTGAGTGCTGTAGAAAAAAGAAAATTAAACCTGAAAGATTTGTTCAAAATTAAAGGCGGAAATGATGAAGACCTTATCAATGAAGCCAGACTCAGAGGATTCATCTAA
- a CDS encoding DinB family protein, translating to MNATAQAPQIISKDNLLRHWQGHRALTRRVIEAFPEKEFFEFSIGGMRTFAQLTSELLAIASPALKGIVERDEKPYVENMDNGTTKADYLRKWDEATEEINKNWNLLDVADFNQKFNLFGQYEFPIIDNILYFIDNEIHHRGQGYVYLRALNIEPPFFWER from the coding sequence ATGAATGCAACAGCTCAAGCACCACAGATTATCAGCAAAGACAATTTATTAAGACACTGGCAAGGACACCGCGCATTGACCCGTCGTGTCATCGAAGCTTTTCCTGAAAAAGAATTTTTCGAATTTTCAATTGGAGGGATGAGAACCTTTGCCCAACTGACGTCTGAACTTCTGGCAATCGCATCGCCTGCTTTGAAAGGAATAGTTGAACGCGACGAAAAGCCTTATGTAGAAAACATGGATAATGGAACCACCAAGGCAGATTATCTTCGCAAATGGGATGAAGCTACAGAAGAAATCAATAAAAACTGGAATTTATTGGATGTGGCAGACTTTAACCAGAAATTCAATCTTTTCGGGCAGTATGAATTCCCGATTATTGACAATATTCTTTATTTTATTGATAACGAAATCCACCACAGAGGCCAAGGTTATGTTTACCTGAGAGCCTTGAACATTGAACCGCCATTCTTCTGGGAAAGATAA
- a CDS encoding helix-turn-helix transcriptional regulator, producing MMDESPKRFDRIVAILIQLQSKKIIRAQELADRFEVSLRTIYRDIRTLEASGVPIYSEAGVGYSLLDGYRLPPVMFTREEASSFIAAEKLMEKFTDKELHNHYTSAAFKLKAVLKSSDKDWISTIESSVLMQPARKLFNEKAPNALALLFKSIAEKTQVVLTYLAIEAEVPTERLIEPVGVFHENENWYTLGFCHLRNDYRQFRADRIHQIKPTDKPFSLEHPDLETYLQDDMQKYSTTKVRIVVPKKISKYIAMQKKHYGFVSQKEINDGNVEMTFMSRDIEEGFSRWYMSYGDYATILEPERLKERVSELLSKTRSRL from the coding sequence ATGATGGATGAGTCTCCAAAAAGATTTGACAGGATTGTAGCAATCCTAATCCAATTACAGTCCAAAAAAATTATCCGGGCTCAGGAACTTGCAGACCGTTTTGAAGTGAGCCTGCGCACCATCTATAGAGACATCCGTACTCTTGAGGCTTCCGGCGTGCCTATTTATAGCGAAGCCGGTGTTGGCTATTCCTTACTCGACGGCTATCGCCTGCCTCCCGTTATGTTTACCCGCGAAGAAGCCAGCAGCTTTATTGCGGCTGAAAAACTGATGGAAAAATTTACAGACAAGGAACTCCACAACCATTATACATCGGCAGCTTTTAAACTGAAAGCCGTATTGAAAAGTTCGGATAAGGATTGGATTTCAACAATTGAATCCAGTGTATTAATGCAGCCTGCCCGAAAGTTGTTTAATGAAAAAGCACCCAATGCGCTGGCATTGCTTTTTAAAAGTATTGCTGAAAAAACGCAGGTTGTTTTGACCTATCTGGCCATAGAAGCGGAAGTCCCTACCGAAAGGCTTATTGAGCCCGTTGGGGTTTTTCACGAAAATGAAAACTGGTACACCTTAGGATTTTGCCATTTGCGGAATGATTACAGGCAGTTCAGGGCTGACCGGATTCATCAAATCAAACCAACAGACAAACCTTTCTCTCTGGAACATCCGGATTTGGAAACTTATTTGCAGGATGACATGCAAAAATACAGCACCACTAAAGTCCGTATTGTAGTGCCGAAAAAAATCTCGAAGTATATCGCTATGCAGAAAAAACATTACGGATTTGTTTCTCAAAAAGAAATAAATGACGGCAATGTTGAGATGACTTTTATGTCGCGTGATATTGAAGAAGGATTTTCCCGCTGGTATATGTCGTATGGAGATTATGCCACTATTTTGGAACCTGAAAGATTAAAAGAACGGGTTTCGGAATTGCTTTCCAAAACCCGTTCAAGGCTTTAA
- the thiL gene encoding thiamine-phosphate kinase, whose amino-acid sequence MIEDKNQQRTNLSELGEFGLIKHLTKNFEINQPSTFKGIGDDAAVLDFKDKKAVISTDLLIEGVHFDLAYMPLKHLGYKSVVVNLSDIYAMNAKPTQITVSVAVSNRFPLEALEELFDGITLAAKEYTIDVIGGDTTSSQKGLIISITAIGEAEESELVYRNGAKSNDLLVVTGDIGSAYMGLQVLEREKQVFQVNPNNQPDLDAYTYIIERQLKPEARKDIRTLLHALEVKPTSMIDISDGLSSEIIHICKQSEVGCNLYEDKLPLDPQLINVCEEFNIDSTTVAINGGEDYELLFTISMDDYDKIKGNPNFTVIGHMTPESEGIHLVTRANTKIPLKARGWNALNG is encoded by the coding sequence ATGATTGAAGATAAAAACCAGCAACGCACAAACCTGTCCGAATTAGGAGAATTCGGGCTTATAAAACACCTGACAAAAAATTTTGAAATCAACCAACCTTCCACTTTCAAAGGAATTGGAGATGATGCGGCAGTTTTGGATTTCAAAGATAAAAAGGCGGTCATTTCAACCGATTTGCTTATTGAAGGCGTACATTTTGATTTGGCATATATGCCCTTAAAACATTTGGGATATAAATCTGTCGTGGTAAATTTATCTGACATTTATGCCATGAATGCCAAACCTACTCAAATTACGGTTTCGGTAGCTGTTTCAAACCGTTTTCCCTTAGAAGCCTTAGAGGAATTGTTTGACGGAATAACCCTGGCGGCAAAAGAGTATACTATTGATGTGATTGGCGGAGATACGACTTCGTCTCAAAAAGGTCTGATCATCAGCATTACTGCAATAGGTGAAGCTGAGGAATCTGAATTGGTGTACCGAAATGGGGCCAAATCCAATGACCTTCTTGTCGTTACAGGCGATATTGGTTCCGCTTATATGGGATTACAGGTTTTGGAAAGAGAAAAACAGGTTTTTCAGGTAAACCCGAACAACCAACCCGACCTGGACGCCTATACTTATATTATAGAACGACAGCTAAAACCGGAAGCTAGAAAAGACATCCGGACTTTGTTGCATGCTTTAGAAGTAAAACCAACTTCAATGATTGATATTTCTGACGGATTGTCTTCGGAAATTATCCATATCTGCAAGCAATCTGAAGTTGGATGCAACTTATATGAAGATAAACTGCCACTTGACCCGCAGTTAATCAATGTTTGTGAAGAGTTCAACATTGACAGTACTACAGTTGCCATCAATGGTGGCGAGGACTACGAACTTCTGTTTACGATTTCTATGGACGATTATGATAAAATTAAAGGAAATCCAAATTTTACCGTTATAGGGCATATGACTCCGGAAAGTGAAGGCATACATCTGGTGACGAGAGCCAATACAAAAATTCCATTAAAAGCTCGTGGTTGGAATGCCCTGAACGGCTAA
- the lepA gene encoding translation elongation factor 4, producing MKHIRNFCIIAHIDHGKSTLADRLLSATRTVSAREEKAQLLDNMDLERERGITIKSHAIQMEYHYKGEDYILNLIDTPGHVDFSYEVSRSIAACEGALLIVDAAQSIQAQTISNLYLALENDLEIIPVLNKVDLPSANPEEVSDDIVDLLGCKLEEIIHASGKTGFGVENILAAIIERVPPPKGDPEEPLQALIFDSVYNPFRGIEVIFRIINGQIKKGQKIKFMATGNEYFADEIGTLKLNQVPKPMISAGDVGYLISGIKEAKEVKVGDTLTDAKTPTTNMITGFEDVKPMVFAGIYPVDTEDYEDLRASMEKLQLNDASLVFTPESSAALGFGFRCGFLGMLHMEIIQERLEREFNMTVITTVPNVSYLAYTKKEPEKGIVVNNPSDLPEPSKLDRVEEPYIKATIITKSDFVGNVMSLCIEKRGVITNQTYLTTDRVELSFDMPLAEIVFDFYDRLKTISKGYASFDYSPIGMRTSKLVKLDVLLNAQGVDALSALIHEDNAYNIGKKMTEKLRELIPRQQFDIPIQAAIGAKIIARETIKALRKDVTAKCYGGDISRKRKLLEKQKKGKKRMRQVGNVEIPQEAFMAVLKLND from the coding sequence ATGAAACATATTAGGAATTTTTGCATTATTGCACATATTGACCACGGGAAAAGCACACTTGCCGACCGTTTGCTAAGCGCAACAAGAACGGTATCTGCCCGCGAGGAGAAAGCCCAGTTGCTTGACAATATGGATCTTGAACGCGAACGAGGCATTACGATAAAAAGCCACGCTATCCAGATGGAATACCACTATAAAGGTGAGGATTATATCCTGAACCTTATTGATACTCCGGGACACGTGGACTTTTCATATGAAGTTTCCCGTTCGATTGCGGCTTGTGAAGGTGCGCTTTTGATTGTTGACGCAGCACAAAGCATACAGGCACAGACCATTTCAAATCTTTACCTGGCTTTAGAAAACGATTTGGAAATTATTCCTGTATTGAACAAAGTTGACCTTCCAAGTGCCAATCCTGAAGAAGTAAGCGATGATATTGTGGACCTGTTAGGATGCAAACTGGAAGAAATCATACATGCTTCAGGAAAAACCGGATTTGGTGTGGAAAATATTCTGGCTGCAATTATTGAAAGAGTTCCCCCTCCTAAAGGAGACCCAGAAGAGCCATTGCAGGCATTGATTTTTGATTCTGTCTACAATCCTTTCCGAGGTATTGAGGTAATCTTTAGAATTATTAACGGACAAATTAAAAAAGGCCAGAAAATTAAATTCATGGCTACCGGAAATGAATATTTTGCTGACGAAATTGGTACGTTGAAATTAAATCAGGTTCCAAAACCTATGATTTCCGCAGGTGATGTTGGTTATCTGATTTCCGGAATCAAAGAAGCAAAAGAAGTAAAAGTAGGTGATACATTGACCGATGCAAAAACACCTACCACCAATATGATTACAGGATTTGAAGACGTGAAACCGATGGTTTTCGCCGGAATTTATCCTGTTGACACGGAAGATTATGAAGATTTGAGGGCTTCAATGGAAAAATTGCAGCTGAATGATGCTTCCCTAGTCTTTACTCCTGAAAGTTCTGCCGCATTAGGATTTGGTTTCCGTTGCGGATTCCTGGGAATGTTGCACATGGAAATCATACAGGAGCGATTGGAACGCGAATTCAACATGACCGTAATCACCACCGTTCCTAACGTTTCTTATCTGGCTTATACCAAAAAGGAACCGGAAAAAGGCATTGTGGTTAACAACCCTTCAGACCTTCCGGAACCATCCAAACTGGACCGTGTTGAAGAACCATATATCAAAGCAACCATCATTACCAAATCAGACTTTGTTGGAAACGTAATGTCGCTGTGTATCGAAAAGCGTGGTGTGATTACGAACCAGACTTACCTGACTACAGACCGTGTTGAACTTTCATTCGACATGCCTCTGGCTGAAATTGTATTTGATTTTTATGACCGTTTGAAAACAATCTCAAAAGGATATGCATCCTTTGATTATTCGCCAATAGGAATGAGAACTTCGAAACTGGTCAAGCTGGACGTTTTATTGAATGCACAAGGCGTAGATGCCCTTTCTGCCTTAATCCACGAGGACAACGCCTACAATATTGGTAAAAAAATGACCGAAAAGTTACGTGAGTTGATTCCAAGACAACAATTTGACATTCCAATCCAGGCAGCAATTGGGGCTAAAATTATTGCACGTGAAACTATCAAAGCGTTAAGAAAAGACGTTACTGCAAAATGTTATGGTGGAGATATTTCCCGTAAGCGAAAACTGTTGGAAAAACAGAAAAAAGGTAAAAAACGTATGAGACAGGTAGGAAACGTTGAAATTCCGCAGGAAGCTTTTATGGCGGTTTTGAAACTGAACGACTAG
- a CDS encoding ABC transporter permease/M1 family aminopeptidase yields MFSTIFNFELKRWFRNPSFYIFAALFFGMSFLFAAANFGVFDDLTAARSSNAYANSPTALNGFINGMNVLIYFLLPIIVGSSVYRDFRFNMHTILFSYPFTKLDYIAGKFLSSLFVVILITLTIILGIVAASVLPWVNHDLLLPFNPVAYAQIYLIYVIPNLFFFGVLIFALVTISRNISVGFIGVILVLLLQVVLSSFTQDIDNRYVVALWEPFGMEAASYYTKYWTIAEQNENLLPFEGVIIYNRLIWMGISLVILGLLYYYFSFSQTALTIGKSKKGERAVKNNFGGITRIELPVVKFDFSNWQNLKTAWSLSNVDFKFILKNWAFIVISIVGLLFLLLVSISTGSIFGTDTYPVTWQMLEISGGSFSLFINVLTFLFAGILIHRADTTRMSHLIDVTPIPNWVLLFSKFLAIVKMQVALLILILVAGVLIQSYHGYYNFEIGHYLFELYGIKIFHFMAWAFMAVFIQTIFKNYLLGFFILMLLSIGIQFLSQIGIEQDIFRFNSDTGYAYSDMNGYGHSLNSYYLYKLYWNLLGIVLFCIALLFWKRGIPMSIKERFANARKRFSPKLAIPMIVALVGFLTIGSAIYYEDNVRNPYYSQKENEKQAVEWEKKYKKYEHYAQPRITDINVNMDIYPKSRDFKAKGYYFMKNKSKETIDSIFLNYNGFESKFKFNRETELVSKDTLFHFNIYRLKTPLAPGDSIKLEFEVYNKPNTFITSHSPVLENGTFINNSYFPSIGYSESGELWDDETRAKYGLKPKERMAKPTDSIARQNTYISNDADWVNFETTVSTSDDQIAIAPGYLEKQWKENGRNYFHYKMDQKMLNFYAYQSARYEVKKDKWKDVNIEIYYQKGHEYNIDRMIKGIKKSLEYYTENFGPYQHKQARIIEFPRTGGGFAQSFANTIPYSEAVGFIAHVKDEDENAVDYPFSITSHEMAHQWWAHQVIGANVQGATLMSESLSEYSSLKVLEHEYGKSQMRMFLKDALDSYLMGRTFESKKEQPLMYNENQQYIHYNKGSLVLYALSDYIGEKNMNNALKKYRDKVAYQEAPYTNSIEFVSYLNEATPDSLKYMIKDMFETITLYDNRIKNFSSKKLPNGKYEVTIDALVSKYRSDEKGKRSFKDESGKTLTYKGKGDKHAIESYSLNDYVEVGVFGEQTVKGKVKEKELYLKKHKITQIDNKFVIIVDEKPVEVGIDPYNKLIDTNSNDNRRKN; encoded by the coding sequence ATGTTTTCAACGATATTTAACTTTGAACTAAAACGATGGTTCAGGAACCCTTCGTTTTATATATTCGCGGCGCTGTTTTTTGGAATGTCTTTCCTTTTTGCAGCTGCGAACTTTGGTGTTTTTGATGATTTGACTGCGGCAAGAAGCTCTAATGCTTATGCCAATTCGCCTACAGCGTTAAATGGTTTTATCAACGGAATGAATGTCCTTATTTATTTCCTGTTGCCTATCATCGTTGGGTCGTCTGTATATAGAGATTTCAGATTCAATATGCATACGATATTGTTTTCCTATCCGTTTACGAAACTGGATTATATTGCCGGAAAATTTTTAAGTTCCCTGTTTGTTGTTATCCTCATCACCCTGACTATTATTCTGGGTATTGTTGCGGCATCAGTACTGCCGTGGGTAAATCATGACTTGTTGCTTCCTTTTAATCCGGTGGCCTATGCACAGATTTATCTGATTTATGTCATCCCGAACCTGTTCTTTTTCGGTGTTCTTATTTTTGCATTAGTTACGATTTCAAGAAACATTTCTGTTGGATTTATCGGGGTTATTCTGGTGTTGTTATTGCAGGTAGTGCTTTCTAGCTTTACGCAGGATATCGATAATAGATATGTGGTGGCTTTATGGGAGCCTTTCGGAATGGAAGCGGCAAGCTATTATACTAAATACTGGACGATTGCCGAGCAAAATGAAAACCTGTTGCCGTTTGAAGGCGTGATTATCTATAACAGGCTTATCTGGATGGGAATTTCTCTCGTTATTTTAGGACTGCTTTATTATTATTTCTCCTTTAGCCAAACAGCGCTGACCATTGGAAAAAGCAAGAAGGGCGAAAGAGCTGTCAAGAATAATTTCGGAGGAATAACAAGAATCGAACTTCCGGTCGTGAAATTTGATTTTTCGAACTGGCAGAATTTAAAAACAGCATGGAGCCTTTCAAATGTAGACTTTAAATTTATTCTGAAAAACTGGGCCTTTATTGTTATTTCTATTGTAGGACTTCTTTTCCTATTGCTGGTTTCTATTTCTACGGGTAGCATTTTTGGAACCGACACATATCCGGTGACCTGGCAAATGTTGGAGATTTCAGGAGGCTCTTTTTCGCTTTTTATTAACGTACTGACATTCTTGTTTGCAGGAATACTGATTCATAGGGCAGATACAACAAGAATGAGCCATTTGATAGATGTAACGCCAATCCCGAACTGGGTATTGTTGTTCTCGAAATTCTTAGCCATAGTAAAAATGCAGGTTGCACTTCTAATCCTGATTTTGGTTGCCGGTGTGCTGATCCAGTCGTATCATGGTTATTATAATTTTGAAATCGGGCATTATCTGTTTGAATTATATGGCATAAAAATATTCCATTTTATGGCCTGGGCTTTTATGGCCGTATTCATACAGACGATTTTCAAAAACTATCTGTTAGGCTTTTTTATCCTGATGCTGCTTTCTATAGGAATACAGTTTTTATCACAAATAGGAATTGAACAGGATATTTTCAGATTTAATTCTGATACAGGATATGCTTATTCTGATATGAACGGATACGGGCATTCACTAAACAGCTATTATCTGTATAAGTTGTATTGGAACCTATTGGGGATAGTCTTGTTTTGTATTGCACTGTTGTTTTGGAAGCGTGGCATCCCGATGTCAATCAAAGAAAGATTTGCCAATGCCAGAAAACGCTTTTCTCCAAAATTGGCAATCCCAATGATAGTAGCATTGGTAGGTTTCCTGACTATAGGAAGTGCTATTTATTATGAAGACAATGTCAGAAATCCATATTATTCTCAAAAAGAAAATGAAAAACAGGCAGTAGAATGGGAAAAGAAATATAAGAAATACGAGCATTATGCACAGCCAAGAATTACGGATATCAATGTGAATATGGATATTTATCCAAAAAGCAGGGATTTTAAGGCAAAAGGCTACTATTTCATGAAGAACAAATCAAAAGAAACCATTGACTCAATATTCCTGAATTATAACGGATTTGAAAGCAAGTTCAAGTTCAATAGGGAAACAGAATTGGTTTCAAAAGATACGCTTTTTCATTTTAACATCTACAGGTTGAAAACACCTTTGGCACCTGGTGATTCCATAAAATTGGAATTTGAGGTGTACAACAAGCCTAATACTTTTATTACGAGCCATTCTCCGGTTTTAGAAAATGGTACGTTCATCAATAACAGCTATTTCCCGTCTATCGGATATTCGGAAAGTGGAGAGCTTTGGGATGATGAAACAAGAGCAAAATATGGTCTGAAACCCAAAGAAAGAATGGCTAAGCCAACAGACAGTATAGCAAGGCAGAACACTTACATTTCTAATGATGCTGACTGGGTTAATTTTGAAACTACTGTTAGTACTTCAGATGACCAGATTGCCATTGCGCCAGGTTATTTGGAAAAACAATGGAAAGAAAACGGCAGGAACTATTTCCATTATAAGATGGACCAAAAAATGTTGAATTTCTATGCCTACCAATCAGCGCGGTATGAAGTGAAAAAAGACAAGTGGAAAGATGTCAACATTGAAATCTATTATCAAAAAGGTCACGAATATAATATAGACCGAATGATAAAAGGAATTAAAAAATCATTGGAATATTATACTGAAAACTTTGGTCCGTATCAGCATAAACAGGCACGAATTATTGAGTTTCCAAGAACAGGTGGTGGTTTTGCGCAGTCTTTTGCCAATACAATCCCGTATTCTGAAGCAGTTGGTTTTATAGCCCATGTTAAAGATGAAGATGAAAATGCGGTTGATTATCCGTTTTCAATTACTTCGCATGAAATGGCGCACCAATGGTGGGCACACCAGGTTATTGGGGCAAATGTACAGGGCGCAACACTAATGTCTGAAAGTTTATCAGAATACAGTTCCCTGAAAGTATTGGAGCATGAATATGGGAAATCACAGATGAGGATGTTCCTTAAGGATGCATTGGACAGTTATTTGATGGGAAGAACTTTTGAGAGCAAAAAAGAACAGCCGTTGATGTACAATGAAAATCAGCAATATATCCACTACAACAAAGGTTCTTTGGTTTTATATGCCCTAAGCGACTACATAGGTGAAAAGAACATGAACAATGCCTTGAAAAAATACCGTGATAAAGTGGCTTATCAGGAAGCGCCATATACCAATTCGATAGAATTTGTTTCCTATCTGAATGAGGCAACTCCGGATTCCTTGAAATACATGATTAAGGATATGTTCGAAACGATTACGCTCTATGATAACCGCATCAAGAATTTCTCTTCTAAAAAACTGCCAAATGGCAAATATGAAGTAACGATTGACGCGCTGGTAAGCAAATACCGTTCGGATGAAAAAGGAAAACGTTCTTTTAAAGATGAAAGTGGCAAAACACTTACGTATAAAGGTAAAGGCGATAAACATGCAATAGAATCGTATTCTTTAAATGATTATGTAGAGGTGGGTGTATTTGGTGAACAAACCGTAAAAGGTAAAGTCAAAGAAAAAGAACTCTATCTCAAAAAACATAAGATTACCCAAATTGACAATAAGTTTGTAATAATAGTTGATGAAAAACCTGTTGAGGTTGGAATTGACCCATACAACAAGCTTATCGATACCAATTCAAACGACAACAGGAGAAAGAACTAA
- a CDS encoding ABC transporter ATP-binding protein — protein MKLKINNLSKTYKNGVKALDSLNLEIGSGMFGLLGPNGAGKSSLMRTIATLQKPDSGTIEFDGINVLEDNIALRKILGYLPQEFGVYPNMSAEKLLDYFARLKGISSKSERKELVKKVLEVTNLYEQRNKSVSGYSGGMKQRFGIAQLLLNNPKLIIVDEPTAGLDPAERHRFLNVLREIGTNHTVIFSTHIVDDVKELCHEMAILNGGKILAQGTPEQAEERLKGQIWTKVIVREDLDVYERDFNVISSKYNQDNTLNIKVYSNEKPDETFVEAAPQLEDVYFVALKSDQ, from the coding sequence ATGAAGCTTAAAATTAACAACTTAAGTAAAACGTATAAAAATGGCGTTAAGGCTTTAGATAGCTTAAATCTGGAGATAGGTTCCGGAATGTTTGGTCTTTTAGGGCCAAACGGTGCAGGAAAATCTTCTTTAATGAGAACCATTGCTACTTTACAAAAACCAGATTCAGGTACTATCGAATTTGATGGCATTAATGTGCTGGAAGATAATATTGCTTTAAGGAAAATTTTAGGCTATCTGCCTCAGGAATTTGGCGTTTATCCAAATATGTCCGCAGAAAAACTTTTGGATTATTTTGCGAGACTAAAAGGAATTTCTTCAAAATCAGAAAGAAAAGAATTGGTGAAAAAGGTTTTGGAAGTAACCAATCTTTATGAACAAAGAAATAAATCAGTAAGTGGCTATTCCGGCGGTATGAAACAGCGTTTCGGGATTGCGCAATTATTATTGAATAATCCTAAATTGATTATTGTTGATGAGCCAACGGCCGGTTTGGACCCGGCAGAACGCCACCGATTCCTGAATGTTTTGAGAGAAATAGGAACCAACCATACGGTTATTTTTTCTACACACATTGTAGACGACGTAAAAGAATTATGCCACGAAATGGCTATTTTGAACGGAGGGAAAATCCTTGCACAGGGCACTCCGGAGCAGGCCGAAGAAAGATTGAAAGGTCAAATCTGGACAAAAGTAATTGTTCGTGAAGACCTGGATGTTTATGAACGTGATTTTAACGTAATTTCTTCAAAATACAACCAGGATAATACCCTGAACATTAAAGTGTATAGCAACGAAAAGCCGGACGAAACATTTGTCGAAGCCGCTCCGCAATTGGAAGACGTATATTTTGTAGCACTTAAATCAGACCAATAA